From the Theobroma cacao cultivar B97-61/B2 chromosome 2, Criollo_cocoa_genome_V2, whole genome shotgun sequence genome, one window contains:
- the LOC18609712 gene encoding ankyrin-2, with product MIVHGSSGGGFIVRKPVFLVSYEQEVSQRLVDAFHENDVKLASECLADPFVEVNFTGTVNLKAKKTEILLHEEAAHEVLVDYEEFKTEVTALFLAAHVGNLSLVKKLLSLGANVNHELFRGYATTATVREGHMEILEVLLNAGACQEACEEALLEASRLGYTRHTKRLMATDMIRPHVALRALVSACCRGFVDVVDTLIKFGVDANATDRVLLRSSKPSLHANIDCNALAAAVVSRQTSVVRLLLQAGIKVDLKVRLGAWSWDIDTGEEIRVGAGLAEAYSITWCAVEYFEASGAILRMLLRHLSPNTLHYGRTLIHHAILCNNALAVEVLLNCGADVDFPIKTTSRTELRPIHLAAKLGFAKVLQCLIVPGCDINSRTAFGDSALMICARYKREDCLKVLASAGADFGLVNSAGQSASSIAGLTRWTHGFHQAVVDVIQAGKTPQSSNPSVFSPLMFTIQANEIEALKKLLKRTDINLNEQDDDGYSAVMMAASGGHVEIFRLLLSAGANVNLSNKYGDTAISLLELNQNGDVFDQLMLEFALEEANGPIGFYALHRAANRGDLNMVHTLTSRGCDVNAFDADGYTPLMLAARGGYGGVCELLISCGAKCDIENARHETALSLARKKAYENDAENVILNELARALVVDGSRMKKHTRCGKGSPHSKVLRMMESAGVLRWGKSSRRNVICKGAEVGPSEKFRWNRRRKFDVEEPGMFHVLTTKNKEVHFVCDGGVEMAQLWVRGIRLVTREAIFCEQK from the exons atgatagtGCACGGCAGTTCTGGCGGCGGATTCATTGTCCGGAAACCGGTGTTCCTGGTCAGTTACGAACAGGAGGTTTCTCAGAGACTCGTCGATGCGTTTCATGAAAATGATGTGAAGTTGGCGTCTGAGTGTTTAGCTGATCCTTTCGTGGAAGTAAACTTCACTGGAACAGTGAACTTGAAGGCGAAGAAGACCGAGATTTTGTTGCATGAAGAGGCAGCGCACGAAGTTCTTGTCGATTACGAGGAATTTAAGACCGAAGTTACTGCCTTGTTTCTCGCTGCTCATGTCGGAAACCTGTCTCTCGTGAAGAAATTGTTG AGCCTAGGAGCCAACGTGAACCACGAACTGTTTCGAGGCTATGCAACCACGGCAACGGTCAGGGAGGGTCATATGGAGATATTGGAGGTGCTCCTCAATGCTGGCGCGTGTCAGGAGGCGTGCGAGGAGGCTTTGCTGGAGGCAAGCCGCCTGGGGTATACCAGGCACACCAAGCGCCTGATGGCGACTGACATGATCCGCCCGCACGTTGCCTTACGAGCTCTTGTCTCTGCTTGCTGCAGGGGGTTTGTTGATGTTGTTGACACGCTTATCAAG TTCGGAGTCGATGCCAATGCAACTGATAGGGTGCTTCTTCGATCTTCCAAGCCTTCTCTACACGCCAATATTGACTGTAATGCACTAGCTGCTGCAGTTGTTAGTAGACAGACCTCTGTTGTCAGATTACTTTTGCAG GCTGGCATCAAGGTGGACCTAAAGGTGAGACTGGGAGCTTGGTCCTGGGATATCGATACAGGGGAGGAAATTAGGGTCGGTGCAGGACTAGCTGAGGCTTATTCCATCACCTGGTGCGCTGTGGAGTACTTTGAAGCCAGTGGTGCCATCTTGCGCATGCTCCTTAGACACCTCTCCCCAAACACCCTTCACTATGGCAGGACCCTAATCCACCATGCCATCTTATGTAACAATGCACTAGCAGTTGAAGTGCTTCTGAACTGCGGTGCTGATGTtgattttccaattaaaacaACTTCAAGAACAGAGCTACGCCCTATTCATTTGGCTGCAAAACTGGGATTTGCTAAAGTTCTTCAATGCCTGATTGTACCTGGCTGTGATATCAATTCCCGAACAGCTTTTGGAGATTCTGCACTTATGATTTGCGCTAGATACAAACGTGAAGACTGCCTTAAAGTACTGGCGTCAGCTGGGGCTGACTTTGGATTGGTAAACTCTGCTGGCCAAAGTGCAAGCTCCATTGCAGGGTTAACCAGGTGGACTCATGGCTTCCACCAAGCAGTTGTGGATGTGATTCAAGCAGGGAAGACacctcaatcaagcaatccctCAGTATTTTCTCCTTTGATGTTCACTATTCAAGCAAATGAGATTGAGGCCTTGAAAAAACTCCTTAAGCGCACAGATATTAACCTTAATGAACAAGATGACGATGGATATTCAGCTGTGATGATGGCTGCATCAGGTGGCCATGTGGAAATTTTCAGATTACTTTTATCTGCTGGTGCTAATGTAAACTTGTCTAACAAATACGGTGACACTGCCATCAGTTTGTTAGAGTTAAACCAGAACGGTGATGTATTCGACCAGTTAATGCTGGAGTTTGCACTTGAAGAGGCCAATGGTCCCATCGGGTTTTATGCTCTACATCGTGCAGCAAACCGTGGAGACTTAAATATGGTTCACACCTTAACTAGTAGAGGTTGCGATGTTAATGCCTTTGATGCTGATGGATACACCCCTTTAATGCTAGCAGCAAGGGGAGGCTATGGTGGAGTGTGCGAACTTCTAATTTCTTGCGGGGCAAAATGTGACATCGAAAACGCAAGGCATGAAACAGCTCTTTCGCTTGCAAGGAAAAAAGCTTACGAAAACGATGCAGAGAATGTAATTCTTAATGAGCTCGCTCGAGCTCTGGTGGTAGATGGAAGCCGAATGAAGAAGCACACGAGGTGCGGCAAAGGATCACCCCATAGTAAAGTGCTGAGGATGATGGAGTCTGCTGGTGTTCTGCGTTGGGGCAAGTCGAGTAGGAGAAACGTGATCTGCAAAGGAGCTGAGGTTGGTCCTAGTGAAAAGTTTCGATGGAACCGCAGGAGGAAGTTTGATGTGGAAGAACCAGGAATGTTCCATGTGTTGACTACAAAGAACAAGGAGGTGCATTTCGTGTGTGATGGTGGGGTTGAAATGGCTCAATTGTGGGTACGAGGGATTAGACTTGTGACAAGGGAAGCCATTTTTTGCGAGCAAAAatag